One region of Nothobranchius furzeri strain GRZ-AD chromosome 16, NfurGRZ-RIMD1, whole genome shotgun sequence genomic DNA includes:
- the LOC139061549 gene encoding general transcription factor II-I repeat domain-containing protein 2B-like, translating into MEAHAKKRKIDSECRVFNRTWTAKYLFTEIKDYNLNRHYTTKHEDKYRNLSEKERAGVSDALLAKLQTQQGLFTKLHTSREAAVRTSYVISHKIARKSKAFSDGEFIKECLLDSVTLICPEKKDAFENVSLSRRTVTRRVEDIAENLELQLKNRAADFEFFSLALDESCDVRDTAQLLIFLRGITTDFQVTEELAAMQSMKGTTTGNDLFIEVNACLEKLGLKWDNLAGVTTDGCPNLTGKNVGLLKRMQDKVTEINPVQKLTFLHCIIHQEVLCKTVLKMDHVVDVVTKTVNFIRARALNHRQFIALLEENEMEHGDISYHCSVRWLSLSKVLKSVWDLREQIQDFCVKKGHAVPELSDEDWVADLGFAVDVTALMNQLNVKLQCRGLFVHEMYSAVKAFMRKLQFISSQVKDNFLTHLPTLKEAIPNANHPHKYSAKLEVLHAEFSRRFQDFKALENEMNMVSSPFTCSVDNASSDVQMELIDLQSDTLLAEHFRSVSLLDFYSSLKEENFPHLRNHAQRMLVLFGSTYVCEHTFSVMKFNKSKHRSSVTDDHLSAVLRIATSAIQPDFNALVQNQNRLDYSH; encoded by the exons ATGGAAGCACACGCTAAGAAGCGAAAAATTGATAGCGAGTGTCGCGTTTTTAACAGGACATGGACAGCCAAGTACTTGTTCACAGAAATTAAAG ATTACAATTTGAATCGCCACTACACGACCAAACATGAGGATAAATACAGAAATCTGTCTGAAAAAGAGCGCGCAGGGGTGTCTGATGCATTGCTAGCAAAACTGCAAACCCAACAAGGACTTTTCACCAAACTTCACACCAGCAGAGAGGCTGCCGTTCGGACAAGTTATGTAATATCTCACAAAATCGCCAGGAAAAGTAAGGCATTTTCTGATGGAGAGTTTATTAAGGAGTGCTTATTGGACTCAGTTACACTGATATGCCCAGAGAAAAAGGACGCGTTTGAGAATGTCTCACTCTCCCGACGTACTGTGACGAGGCGGGTTGAGGACATCGCTGAGAACTTGGAGCTTCAGCTGAAGAACAGAGCTGCTGACTTTGAATTTTTTTCTCTGGCTTTGGATGAGAGCTGTGATGTGCGTGATACCGCCCAGCTTCTCATCTTTTTACGTGGAATAACTACAGACTTTCAAGTCACGGAGGAGCTGGCTGCCATGCAGTCAATGAAAGGAACAACAACCGGCAATGACTTATTCATAGAGGTAAATGCATGTTTGGAAAAATTAGGACTGAAATGGGACAATCTGGCAGGTGTAACAACAGATGGTTGTCCAAATCTGACTGGAAAAAATGTAGGACTTTTAAAGAGAATGCAGGATAAAGTAACAGAAATTAATCCTGTGCAGAAATTGacatttttgcattgtattatacatcaGGAAGTGTTGTGTAAGACAGTGTTAAAGATGGACCACGTTGTTGATGTTGTAACTAAAACTGTTAACTTCATCAGAGCAAGAGCATTAAATCACAGACAGTTTATTGCTCTTTTGGAGGAAAATGAGATGGAACATGGTGACATCAGCTACCACTGCTCTGTCAGGTGGCTCAGCCTAAGCAAGGTACTGAAAAGTGTCTGGGATCTGAGAGAACAGATTCaggatttttgtgtgaagaaaggACATGCCGTCCCAGAGCTTTCAGATGAAGATTGGGTGGCAGACCTCGGATTTGCTGTGGATGTGACTGCACTAATGAACCAACTAAATGTCAAACTGCAGTGCAGGGGACTTTTTGTGCATGAGATGTACAGTGCAGTAAAGGCTTTCATGAGGAAGTTGCAGTTTATCTCAAGCCAAGTGAAGGACAACTTTCTGACCCACTTGCCAACACTAAAGGAGGCTATTCCAAATGCCAATCACCCCCACAAGTACTCAGCCAAGTTAGAAGTACTGCATGCAGAGTTTTCAAGGCGATTTCAAGATTTCAAAGCTCTTGAAAATGAAATGAACATGGTTTCTTCTCCCTTcacctgcagtgtggataatgctTCAAGTGATGTTCAGATGGAACTCATCGACCTGCAGTCTGACACACTTCTGGCAGAGCACTTCAGGTCAGTCTCACTGCTGGACTTTTATTCCTCCCTCAAAGAAGAGAACTTTCCACACCTGAGGAATCATGCTCAGAGGATGCTAGTTCTCTTTGGATCTACCTATGTTTGTGAACATACATTCTCGGTGATGAAGTTCAACAAATCCAAACACAGGTCCTCTGTCACTGATGACCACCTCTCAGCTGTTCTTCGCATAGCCACCTCAGCCATTCAGCCAGATTTCAATGCCCTTGTTCAAAACCAAAACAGGCTGGATTATTCTCACTGA